Proteins from a genomic interval of Papaver somniferum cultivar HN1 chromosome 4, ASM357369v1, whole genome shotgun sequence:
- the LOC113275456 gene encoding heavy metal-associated isoprenylated plant protein 21-like — MGVLDNLSNFCTVTSTRKSKRKPMQTVEIKVKMDCDGCERRVKNSVSHMKGVRSVDVNRKQSKVTVSGYVEPNKVLKKVQSTGKKAEFWPYIPYNLVAYPYVAQAYDKKAPSGYVKNVVQALPSPNNPDEKLTTLFSDENPNACSIM, encoded by the exons ATGGGTGTTCTTGATAACCTTTCAAACTTTTGCACTGTTACAAGCACCAGAAAGAGCAAACGCAAACCAATGCAG ACAGTGGAGATCAAAGTGAAGATGGACTGTGATGGCTGTGAAAGGAGAGTTAAGAATTCTGTTTCCCATATGAAAG GGGTGAGATCAGTGGACGTAAACAGAAAGCAAAGCAAGGTGACCGTTTCAGGATACGTAGAGCCGAATAAGGTGTTAAAAAAAGTACAGAGCACGGGAAAGAAAGCGGAGTTCTGGCCATATATTCCTTATAATCTAGTTGCATATCCTTATGTAGCTCAAGCTTACGATAAGAAAGCACCATCTGGTTATGTGAAGAACGTGGTTCAAGCACTCCCTAGTCCAAACAATCCCGACGAAAAGTTGACGACTCTCTTCAGCGATGAAAATCCTAATGCATGTTCCATCATGtaa